Part of the Vigna angularis cultivar LongXiaoDou No.4 chromosome 1, ASM1680809v1, whole genome shotgun sequence genome, AGATCAATATTTTTTCCATCATCAGGTCCATCAGCAACATTTTCCTTGTCATGTGAACTCTGCAAAGCTGCAGGGTCCGTCTGTAGAAGACAGCAGAGAGAATTGACCCTTGTCATGAGTGATTTTTCATCAGAAGCCGCAACAACTTGATTGTCATTAAGAAGATGCTGTGCAATTTCCTCCAGCATTTCCTGAAAACCTCGTCTTCCATCACAAAAGGACGGATCCCCACAAGTTATTTGTTCCGAAAGGCAATGTTcaatgtggccaataaaatcACTCACTGACATAGAAGTGCGGAGTCCAGGCAATTTTATCTGATCGCAATTTCTTGGGCCCTTGGAATCAGCTTCAGAGCTTGTGCTCCCTTCAATTACACAACAATTCATGAATTTTACAAGAACAATCAGTTAAAACCACACTTATTGTTTGAAATGTTTAAAATAGAATGACATGGGATAAAACTTAATGAAATGGATTCTATTCAAACAAGATTTAAGTTCTTACAGTACCTGAACTGGTGGAAGGTGCTTCACAGGGTGAACTATCCAAGCTAATGCCAAGACGACCATTATACTCATTCTTAAATGATGGTGACGGGGATGAATGAGGAGATCCTATGTCCTGCAAACAAGATGTGGTAGCTACTTTTGCATTGACTTGACGGAAATCACGATCTTCTGGATTGTCAAGGTTCTCAAAAGCAGCAGGTCGTGTATCAAAATGAGGTGAATCCAAGATTATCTCAGGTTGCTGGCTTACGAAATTAAGATGTGCGTCACACTGAACAAGCCTTTCAAAATGCTTGGCTAACATCCCTTGCGGAAATTCCAAAAAATGTTGCCTACAAAACCACGGCATGAAGTTTTCAATATCATGGCCTagtaaatacataataaaaccATGagaaatgatactttaacacacaaattttttatattcattcaatGATATcctttcttactttttatttttttctttttttaaaaaatacaaaaatttactctTCTATAACCATTTTATCCTTATAATGTGTATCAAATGAACGTAAATGTGTATCATACTACTATTACTCTAAAACCATTATTCATGAGTCACAAGCCAACAACACAAGAGGACTTAACACCACATTTAAACTAAAACCTTCATAGGTTTGTAGATTATTCTTACTTATATGTTGCTCAACTTGATCATTTCTATACGATGTAAAACTCCTATTCAATCTTAAActctaacattattattattcaaaagaGTCCTCTAAAGGCAACAAAAGATAGTGCATCAAATGCAACTCAACCACTCTTCCTCAACTATTTCAGTAAGCTATCTTGCTCTTATCAAGGTTTTATTGAAAGCTGGTTTTCCAGCTCAGCTCAAGATAAATCAACGAAAACCATAAGAAAACTGATCCTATGCAAAACTGTTGAGCTCACAGCCACACATCAGAAGACTGAAAAGAATATATACCTGTGTTTGCCAGCCTCTCCATCGGTAAAATCTGATGTTGTTTGCCATAGTGTATGCTTTCTAGGCTGAGGATTAGTCTCTTTGAAGAAAAGAGGTTCTCTTGCGAGCTGCAATACACAAACACACCAATAGTTCAATGAAAATGAAACTGAACATTCAGCCAAACATACGTGTTTGTATCATTGTATTGTAAAAGAACACTCAAAGTAGCTATATAGAGAGGTATGAGAACAAATTACAGCTACAGTCAACGAGCTAGGTCCCGTATCAGGACAATTTGCCTTAAGTGACATGATATCTGACCACTGGATTTCCATTTTTCTCTTTAGTTCGCCTTCAAGAACTTCCCAAACTAGCTTTCGTTTAGCGAAGTAACATTTCGCCACTAAATCACCCTCGTGTTTTGATTCATACTGCCACAAAGAGAGACATCCTTGAGTTATTTAAAActcaatgaaaataatagtttccCAAAATTCTAG contains:
- the LOC108336900 gene encoding uncharacterized protein LOC108336900, yielding MVLPTSFMTYLETVSFKLEVEEPLQEEHAPLNKRFKPSSASQEQWHASNSTASSSPPQYNILDEPSPLGLRLRKSPSLLHLIQKKLSQGTTFIANTQNENLSSGLKRESPAAAASGSVEKLKASNFPASLLRIGSWEYESKHEGDLVAKCYFAKRKLVWEVLEGELKRKMEIQWSDIMSLKANCPDTGPSSLTVALAREPLFFKETNPQPRKHTLWQTTSDFTDGEAGKHRQHFLEFPQGMLAKHFERLVQCDAHLNFVSQQPEIILDSPHFDTRPAAFENLDNPEDRDFRQVNAKVATTSCLQDIGSPHSSPSPSFKNEYNGRLGISLDSSPCEAPSTSSGSTSSEADSKGPRNCDQIKLPGLRTSMSVSDFIGHIEHCLSEQITCGDPSFCDGRRGFQEMLEEIAQHLLNDNQVVAASDEKSLMTRVNSLCCLLQTDPAALQSSHDKENVADGPDDGKNIDLESMHNIKMKIDVRPAEVDFRDVSCGMSRKDSFGEFLLHLPRIASLSKFLLNISEDDSDC